GGGCCACCATGTTGCCGGTATCGAGGTCCAAGGAAAAGGCCGGCTCCGCCGGGCTTCCGCACTTCTTCACTGATGTGCGGATTGCCGATCCACTGGGTGGTCTTGCTGCAGTTGGCGCCGTGGGGGAGATCCAAATCTCCGGACCCAACGTGATTAAGGAGTACTGGAACCGGCCCGAAGCAACCGCCGAGAGTTATTCCGAGTCCTCTTGGTTCCGCTCCGGCGATATGGGCTACCAAGACGCAGAAGGCTTCTTGTTCGTTTCGGACCGCATCAACGACATGATCATTTCCGGAGGGGAGAACATCTACCCGGCTGAGGTGGAAGCTGCCATCGCAGAATTACCGGCCGTGGGGAGTGTGGCCGTGATCGGCATGGATGACAACAAATGGGGAGAAGTGCCCAGGGCGATCATCACATTGCGCGACGGTGCGTCCCTGACCGAAGAGCAACTGCGCTCGCATCTGGAGGGCCGGTTGGCACGGTACAAAATCCCCAAGTCCGTGGTATTCGTTGAGGAGATGCCACGAACCGCCAGCGGGAAGATCCGGAAGATGGACCTCCGCAAGCACTACGCTCAGTGACGCTTGACCGTATTCAATGGCACCTGTCGTGGCAAAGAATATGCTGTTGCATGGAAAGCCGCACCGACGAAATATTGCGTTACCAAGCTAAATCCGGGTTAATTTCCTCCATCGAACTGCCTAATTCGGTGTAAGGGCATTACGATAGGCACGACTCACACACTGAGCACGAAGCTTCATCACGACTCACCTAACCCGGGGGATATACCAATGACCAGTTACCCGCAACAACCTCAGCAAACCGAGCAGTACGGCGTCCAAGCCGGCGAACCGCCGCTGTGGGCACCTTATTACGGCGCTCCGATCGGCGCGGCCGTCAAGCGTTTCTTCAAGAAATACACCGCATTCAGTGGCCGCGCGAGCCGCAGCGAATACTGGTGGGTCGCCCTTGCCTTGGGCGTGGTTGGCTTTGTCCTGCAGCTCCTCACCGGCATTCTCGGCGCAGCCGGATCCACCACCACCAGCAGCGGCACGGTTCCCGGCCCGGGAGCCGTGGTGGGCATCATTCTGATCTCCGTGTTCTACCTGGCGGTCCTTATCCCGTCCATCGCCCTGCTGGTTCGTCGTCTCCACGATGGCAACTTCAGCGGCTGGCTGGCCCTTCTCGGGCTCATCCCGTTCGTGGGTGGACTTGCCATCCTGGTCTTCGCGCTCCTGCCGTCCAACCCGGCCGGCCAGCGTTTTGATCAGCCGACTGCATAGTCAGCCACATAGCAAGTAATTCGTTTCACAGAAAAGGGCGGCACCTCGCGTGCCGCCCTTTTTCATGCCCTTCTTCGGACAATTTTCGGGCGTCACGTGCCCTAAAAGCGGCACGCGTGACATGCTGTGACTGATTCGGGCCCACCCAAAGACGAGGACTGCCATGCCCCACCCTCCACGCCTAAGAACCATCAAACGCTGCGCCGTGGTGGGTGGCGGGATCATCGGCATTGCAGTGGCGAGGGAACTGACCAACAGGCTCGAGGGCGTCCAGGTCACCGTCTACGAAAAGGAAGACCGGCTCGCAGCACACCAGACCGGACACAACTCGGGGGTGGTGCACGCAGGCCTGTACTACGAACCCGGCGGGCTGAAAGCAAAACTGTGTCGCAGGGGAGTGGAGCTGCTGCAGGAATTCTGCGCCATGAAGAACCTGCCCTATGAGGCGTGCGGCAAGTTGGTCATTGCCCAGACACCCGAGGAATCGGATCGCTTGGACAAGATTTTCGCCCGTGCCACGGCCAACGGGGTCCCGGGCGCAAGGGTGCTGCGGGGCGAGCAGCTACGCGAGGTGGAGCCGAACGCCGTCGGGCTTTCCGCTCTTCACTCGCCGGAAACGGCGATCGTTGACTACACGGCTATCACCAACGCGCTCGCCGACGACGTCCGTAGTTCGGGCGGAAGCATCCGGCTCAGGCAGGAAG
The sequence above is a segment of the Arthrobacter sp. StoSoilB22 genome. Coding sequences within it:
- a CDS encoding DUF805 domain-containing protein, which codes for MTSYPQQPQQTEQYGVQAGEPPLWAPYYGAPIGAAVKRFFKKYTAFSGRASRSEYWWVALALGVVGFVLQLLTGILGAAGSTTTSSGTVPGPGAVVGIILISVFYLAVLIPSIALLVRRLHDGNFSGWLALLGLIPFVGGLAILVFALLPSNPAGQRFDQPTA